The genomic DNA GCTCTACGTGGCAATGACGCGGGCGCGCGACCACCTGCATCTTCTGGTGCCGCAGCGCTTCTACGTGACGCAGCAGGCCGTGCGCGGCGACCGGCACCTGTATGCCAACCGCACGCGCTTCATTTCCGAACGCGATCTTGCCGGCTTCGAGCAGCAGACCTGGCCACCGCCGCCCGAGCGTCCGCCCGCAGTGCCGCCGCCGGCCGCGGTGATCGACCTGCGCAACCGCATGCGCGCGGCCTGGAACTGAGCCGGCAGGCCCTTCGCGTCGCAGGGTCACCACTGGTGACGCACTGAAACACTTGCTGCCAAAGAGCCGCACCGGCGGGCCAGCATGCGCCGGCAGCTATGGAATCGCTAGCGTGAGTGGCGCATGGCCCATTGGCGTCCGCCACCCGGAGAAGTCAGCTATTGCAATACCGTGACAGCTTGGGCATAGTGAATCGACAGCTTCTTCTTTTCTCTTCTCCCTCTTCCCTCCCCAACCCACACCTGTTTCGCCGGCCACGCCCCATCCCGGAGCGGGGCCATTTTCCCAACCGTCAATTCTCAGGAGGTCATTCATGAATTTGACGATCAGCGGTCATCACCTCGACGTCACACCTGCCTTGCGCACCTACGTCACGAGCAAGCTGGACCGGATCACACGGCACTTCGACCAGGTGGTCGATGTGAAGGTGCTCCTTACGGTGGAAAAGCAGAAGGAAAAGGAACGCCGCCAAAGGGCGGAGTGCAACATTCACGTCAAGGGTAACGACATGTTCGCGGAGTCGAGCCACGCTGATCTCTATGCTGCGGTCGATGAACTGGTCGACAAGCTCGACCGCCAGGTGGTGCGCCACAAGGACCGCCTGCAAGACCACCATCACGCCGCCCCCAAGCGCGTGATGTAGGCCACGGGCAAAGGGCTGCGGCCCCTGCCGATAAGCCGCCTCCGGGCGGCTTTTTGCTGCCTGCTCCTGTTACCGGCGCTGACAGGGACGCGAGGCCTCCGGGCAACATGTAGCCAAAAAGTAAGTAACGGGAGTGGGGGTTTTTACCAAGCGGGTGCATAATCGCCCCCGCCCTTCCCCCACCA from Variovorax sp. V93 includes the following:
- the raiA gene encoding ribosome-associated translation inhibitor RaiA is translated as MNLTISGHHLDVTPALRTYVTSKLDRITRHFDQVVDVKVLLTVEKQKEKERRQRAECNIHVKGNDMFAESSHADLYAAVDELVDKLDRQVVRHKDRLQDHHHAAPKRVM